A genomic stretch from Lathyrus oleraceus cultivar Zhongwan6 chromosome 2, CAAS_Psat_ZW6_1.0, whole genome shotgun sequence includes:
- the LOC127120086 gene encoding uncharacterized protein LOC127120086, whose protein sequence is MASSFWMFCLWLVGVLAVVARVHAVAAVVVHPAVYTACVILKCARNATCISDAVVYRFRVGFLQLVVPVFALARNFVMACAFLEAAHFGGSAFSSCCLGFG, encoded by the exons ATGGCTTCATCGTTTTGGATGTTTTGCCTTTGGCTCGTAGGCGTTTTGGCCGTGGTGGCGCGCGTTCATGCTGTAGCAGCTGTTGTGGTTCATCCTGCAGTTTATACAGCTTGTGTCATTTTGAAGTGTGCACGGAATGCTACTTGTATTTCGGATGCCGTCGTTTACCGTTTTCGAGTTGGGTTTCTGCAGCTG GTTGTACCTGTTTTCGCGTTAGCTAGGAATTTTG TCATGGCTTGTGCATTTTTGGAAGCAGCTCATTTTGGAGGCTCGGCTTTTTCGTCATGCTGTTTGGGTTTCGGATAG